Within Metabacillus sp. KUDC1714, the genomic segment ATAGGTGTTTCAATGAAAGTTGAAACTCAAGGTTCCATTGGAGTAGAAAATGAATTTACCGAAAAGGATATTATTGAAGCTGATGGAATTATTATTGCGGCTGATAAAACTGTTAATAAAGATCGTTTTGTAGGGAAAAAGGTATTAGTTGTCGGGGTTCAAGACGGAATTCGTAAGCCTGATGAGCTCATCAAAAAGCATATGAATGGTGAAGTTCCAGTTCTTCAAGGTGGATCAAATAAAGCTAGTGATGAAAATAGCTCAAAGAAGGATAAACAAAATCCAATTTACCGGCACTTAATGAATGGAGTATCTTATATGATCCCATTTATCGTAATTGGTGGATTATTAATTGCCGTTGCCTTAACACTTGGTGGAGAAAAAACTCCTGGTGGCCTAGTGATTCCAGATGATTCTTTCTGGAAAACAATTGAAAAGCTAGGTGCAGCATCATTTACATTCATGATTCCAATCTTATCTGGTTTTATTGCCTATAGTATAGCTGATAGACCAGGACTTGCACCAGGTATGATCGGTGGTTATATTGCAGCCAATGGCAGTTTTTATGGAAGTGAAGCAGGTGCAGGTTTTATTGGAGGGATCATAGCTGGTTTCCTTGCAGGGTATGTTGCTTTTGCTATTAAGAAGATGAAGGTTCCTAGAGCTATTCAACCAATCATGCCAATCATTATTATTCCCGTTATAGCTTCATTAATTGTAGGTTTAGCATTTGTATTTATTATTGGTGCACCAGTTGCACAAGTGTTTGAATCATTAACAGCTTGGTTGGCAGGTATGCAAGGCTCAAGCTCAATTCTTTTAGCTCTTATTCTAGGTGCAATGGTTTCCTTTGATATGGGGGGACCCGTAAATAAAGTTGCTTTCCTTTTCGGATCGGCAATGATTGGTGAAGGAAATTATGAAATCATGGGTCCAATTGCAGCTGCGATCTGTATCCCACCAATTGGAATGGGACTTGCAACATTTTTAAACAAAAAGAAATTTCAACCTTCTGAAAGGGAAGCTGGTAAAGCATCCTTTACGATGGGATTATTCGGAATAACAGAGGGTGCGATCCCATTCGCTGCCCAGGATCCACTTCGAGTTATTCCAAGTATTATGGCAGGTTCTATGGTAGGTTCTGTTATTGCAATGATGGGGAATGTTGGAGACCGTGTAGCACATGGAGGTCCAATTGTTGCTGTACTTGGTGCAGTAGATAATGTGTTAATGTTCTTTGTAGCCATTGCAGCTGGAGCATTTGTTGCAGCTATTATTGTTAACTTCTTAAAGAAAGATGTCGCTTTGATGGAGGCCTCAACAGGAGCAGAACTAGTAGATACCGAGGAAAAGTTTGAGCAACAACGAGAAAAGGACAAAGAGGTAGTAGTTGAAGAGGTCAAAAAGTTAACTGATATTACGAGTCTCGACCTTATTAATACGAAATTAAAAGGAAATACACGTGACGAGATCATTGATGAAATGATTGCAAAGCTAGATAGTGAAGGTGCATTAACTTCAAGAGAAGAATTCAAACAAGCAATCATTAATCGTGAAAATGAAAGTTCAACTGGTATTGGAATGAACATCGCGATCCCTCATGGAAAATCAGATGCAGTTACTAAGCCAAGGGTTGTATTTGGAATTAAGCAAGATGGTGTAGACTGGAAAAGTCTTGATGGTACAGAGGCAAAACTAATTTTCATGATTGCTGTACCGAAAACGGGTCAAGGTGATGCACACTTAAAAATTCTGCAAATGCTCTCACGTAAGTTAATGGATGATACTTTTAGAGATCAATTGTTAGCAGCTCAATCAGAAAAAGAAGCATTTGAACTTCTTGGTGAAATAGAATAAACGAGAAAAAATATTTACTTTTTAAGCCTTTCCTTATAATCTTTTTAGGGAAGGCTTTTGTTTGTGCATTGTAATATTTCAAGGTGTTTCAAAATATACTTCAGTATTTCTAAAGGAATGATAAAAATGTATTTAACGATTAAAGAGACAGCTGATTACTTGTCTTTACCAGAGGAACTTGTAAAAAGCTTAGTTCTCCAAAAGAAAATTAGATCCCTATATGATGGTGAAGAATACTTAATTTATAAAAATCAGTTTCAATCACACTTAGAACAAGTTGAGAAATATAAAATGTTATATGATGAATATATGAAAGAGCCAATACCAGAGGATATAGATGTCAAAGATGAGGATTAATTAGAAACTTGTAAAGAAAAATTTACAAAAAAAGTCTATAACTTTCTCAGGATTAATGTTATCATTATTGATAATGAAAACAAAAGGAGATTGTCACTTATGAACTCTATAATAGAAGAATTAGTTAGTATCAAAAGTGATGTAATATTAAAAGGAACACTGGCATTGCCGAACACTGATCTTGATCAGTATCCAGCTATTGTCATCATTAACGGTTCAGGTAGTGCAGACAGAGATGGGAATATGAAAAAGCCGGCACTTGTTACAAATTTATATAAGGAACTTGCCCACTTTTTAACGAATTTGGGCTTTATCACACTTCGTTATGATAAGAGGTCTGTTGGAGAAAGTGAAGGCGATCCGATCAGAATTGGAATGCTGGACCTTGCTAATGACGTAAATAGTACAATTTCGTTTTTAAAGCAGCATAGTAAAGTTAATAGTGAAAAGATCATTTTGCTTGGACA encodes:
- a CDS encoding excisionase family DNA-binding protein, translated to MYLTIKETADYLSLPEELVKSLVLQKKIRSLYDGEEYLIYKNQFQSHLEQVEKYKMLYDEYMKEPIPEDIDVKDED